One genomic window of Dama dama isolate Ldn47 chromosome 7, ASM3311817v1, whole genome shotgun sequence includes the following:
- the HMGN4 gene encoding high mobility group nucleosome-binding domain-containing protein 4 isoform X1 has protein sequence MQSSCGQGSQLVFFGRIPSALNGRGAEATLLRVGREPAAPEADTRFARGRAGQSRARRGCPQPAAPEAHPCLDLPSCSRQRPAPGVSSPACGLRRPCLSPGHRRCRPAAGSPAPLGRPRDSEIFLGTVRKTEEPLGLPSTAATMPKRKAKGDAKGDKGKVKDEPQRRSARLSAKPALPKPEPRPKKAPAKKGEKLAKGRKGKAEVGKDGNNPAKNRDASTVQSQKAEGTGDAK, from the exons ATGCAATCTTCTTGCGGTCAAGGATCACAACTTGTTTTCTTCGGTCGTATTCCCAGTGCCTTGAATG GCCGTGGTGCTGAGGCCACGCTGCTCAGAGTGGGTCGGGAGCCCGCGGCCCCGGAAGCGGACACACGCTTCGCGCGGGGGAGAGCCGGGCAGTCCCGGGCTAGGCGAGGCTGCCCGCAGCCCGCAGCCCCGGAAGCGCATCCTTGCCTTGACTTGCCTTCCTGTTCCCGGCAGCGCCCAGCTCCGGGCGTCTCTTCGCCAGCCTGCGGTCTGCGACGGCCCTGCCTCAGCCCCGGGCACCGGCGCTGCAGGCCGGCAGCTGGGAGTCCCGCGCCCCTCGGACGGCCGCGAGACTCGG AAATCTTTCTAGGAACAGtgagaaagacagaagaaccCCTTGGGCTGCCAAGCACTGCTGCCACCATGCCCAAGagaaaggcaaaaggagatgcTAAAGGTGACAAAGGGAAGGTGAAGGATGAACCACAGAGGAGATCAGCACGGTTGTCTGCTAAACCTGCCCTTCCAAAACCAGAGCCCAGGCCAAAAAAGGCCCCTGCAAAGAAGGGAGAGAAGCTGGCCaaagggagaaaggggaaagCAGAAGTCGGCAAGGATGGGAACAACCCTGCGAAAAACCGAGATGCCTCTACAGTCCAGTCACAGAAAGCAGAAGGCACTGGGGATGCCAAATGA
- the HMGN4 gene encoding high mobility group nucleosome-binding domain-containing protein 4 isoform X4 has product MPKRKAKGDAKGDKGKVKDEPQRRSARLSAKPALPKPEPRPKKAPAKKGEKLAKGRKGKAEVGKDGNNPAKNRDASTVQSQKAEGTGDAK; this is encoded by the coding sequence ATGCCCAAGagaaaggcaaaaggagatgcTAAAGGTGACAAAGGGAAGGTGAAGGATGAACCACAGAGGAGATCAGCACGGTTGTCTGCTAAACCTGCCCTTCCAAAACCAGAGCCCAGGCCAAAAAAGGCCCCTGCAAAGAAGGGAGAGAAGCTGGCCaaagggagaaaggggaaagCAGAAGTCGGCAAGGATGGGAACAACCCTGCGAAAAACCGAGATGCCTCTACAGTCCAGTCACAGAAAGCAGAAGGCACTGGGGATGCCAAATGA
- the HMGN4 gene encoding high mobility group nucleosome-binding domain-containing protein 4 isoform X2: MAPHSSTLAWKIPWTEEPGRGAEATLLRVGREPAAPEADTRFARGRAGQSRARRGCPQPAAPEAHPCLDLPSCSRQRPAPGVSSPACGLRRPCLSPGHRRCRPAAGSPAPLGRPRDSEIFLGTVRKTEEPLGLPSTAATMPKRKAKGDAKGDKGKVKDEPQRRSARLSAKPALPKPEPRPKKAPAKKGEKLAKGRKGKAEVGKDGNNPAKNRDASTVQSQKAEGTGDAK, from the exons atggcacctcactccagtactcttgcctggaaaatcccatggacggaggagcctg GCCGTGGTGCTGAGGCCACGCTGCTCAGAGTGGGTCGGGAGCCCGCGGCCCCGGAAGCGGACACACGCTTCGCGCGGGGGAGAGCCGGGCAGTCCCGGGCTAGGCGAGGCTGCCCGCAGCCCGCAGCCCCGGAAGCGCATCCTTGCCTTGACTTGCCTTCCTGTTCCCGGCAGCGCCCAGCTCCGGGCGTCTCTTCGCCAGCCTGCGGTCTGCGACGGCCCTGCCTCAGCCCCGGGCACCGGCGCTGCAGGCCGGCAGCTGGGAGTCCCGCGCCCCTCGGACGGCCGCGAGACTCGG AAATCTTTCTAGGAACAGtgagaaagacagaagaaccCCTTGGGCTGCCAAGCACTGCTGCCACCATGCCCAAGagaaaggcaaaaggagatgcTAAAGGTGACAAAGGGAAGGTGAAGGATGAACCACAGAGGAGATCAGCACGGTTGTCTGCTAAACCTGCCCTTCCAAAACCAGAGCCCAGGCCAAAAAAGGCCCCTGCAAAGAAGGGAGAGAAGCTGGCCaaagggagaaaggggaaagCAGAAGTCGGCAAGGATGGGAACAACCCTGCGAAAAACCGAGATGCCTCTACAGTCCAGTCACAGAAAGCAGAAGGCACTGGGGATGCCAAATGA
- the HMGN4 gene encoding high mobility group nucleosome-binding domain-containing protein 4 isoform X3: protein MCRRLVSDEGRGAEATLLRVGREPAAPEADTRFARGRAGQSRARRGCPQPAAPEAHPCLDLPSCSRQRPAPGVSSPACGLRRPCLSPGHRRCRPAAGSPAPLGRPRDSEIFLGTVRKTEEPLGLPSTAATMPKRKAKGDAKGDKGKVKDEPQRRSARLSAKPALPKPEPRPKKAPAKKGEKLAKGRKGKAEVGKDGNNPAKNRDASTVQSQKAEGTGDAK, encoded by the exons ATGTGCCGCCGCCTAGTTTCTGATGAAG GCCGTGGTGCTGAGGCCACGCTGCTCAGAGTGGGTCGGGAGCCCGCGGCCCCGGAAGCGGACACACGCTTCGCGCGGGGGAGAGCCGGGCAGTCCCGGGCTAGGCGAGGCTGCCCGCAGCCCGCAGCCCCGGAAGCGCATCCTTGCCTTGACTTGCCTTCCTGTTCCCGGCAGCGCCCAGCTCCGGGCGTCTCTTCGCCAGCCTGCGGTCTGCGACGGCCCTGCCTCAGCCCCGGGCACCGGCGCTGCAGGCCGGCAGCTGGGAGTCCCGCGCCCCTCGGACGGCCGCGAGACTCGG AAATCTTTCTAGGAACAGtgagaaagacagaagaaccCCTTGGGCTGCCAAGCACTGCTGCCACCATGCCCAAGagaaaggcaaaaggagatgcTAAAGGTGACAAAGGGAAGGTGAAGGATGAACCACAGAGGAGATCAGCACGGTTGTCTGCTAAACCTGCCCTTCCAAAACCAGAGCCCAGGCCAAAAAAGGCCCCTGCAAAGAAGGGAGAGAAGCTGGCCaaagggagaaaggggaaagCAGAAGTCGGCAAGGATGGGAACAACCCTGCGAAAAACCGAGATGCCTCTACAGTCCAGTCACAGAAAGCAGAAGGCACTGGGGATGCCAAATGA